A region of the Pseudarthrobacter phenanthrenivorans Sphe3 genome:
CGGCTGAGCCTGCGCCGTCGCCCAGCCCAACGCCGACGCCGACTGAGCCCGCACCAGCGCCATCCCCGACTGCGCCAACACCCTCGCCCACCGATCCGTCCGATCCGGCGGAGCCCGCGCCAACAGCGACACCCGAGCCGGCTACGGCTGCACCTGCAGAGCCGGGCACCTGCCCCGCGGAACCATCCCAGGAAACTCCAAGCCCGGACCAGTACGTTGGTTCACCGGCAACGAATTCCACGCATGAACAACTTTCCGAGGACGCAGCCTGTGACACCCTTGTACCCGATCCCACTGACCCTGAACGACGGAACCGCGACTGATTTCGGCAGGTTCGAGGGCAAAGTGGTGCTGGTGGTCAACGTGGCGTCCAACTGTGGTTTTACGCCGCAGTACGCGGGGCTCGAGGCACTGTACGAAAAGTTCAGGGACCGCGGGTTTGAGGTCCTGGGCGTCCCCTGCAACCAGTTCGCGGGGCAGGAGCCCGGAAGTGACAGCGACATCGCCGAGTTCTGCGAGCGGAACTTCGGTGTGACGTTCGCCCTCACGGTCAAGGCCGACGTCCGCGGCAGGAACCAGCACCCGCTCTACGGGGAGCTCACCAAGTTTAAGACCGGGCTGCTTCCCGGACTGGTCAAGTGGAACTTCGAAAAGTTCCTGGTCAGCCGGCACGGCGAGGTGGTGGGCCGCTTCGCTCCCACCGTGGAGCCGGACTCGGCAGAGATCATCGACGCGATCGAAAAAGAACTCGGCTGAAAACCGGCGCTTTGCCGAACGGGGCAGTGCAAAAGCGCAGTTCTTTTATTTTTTTCCACATCAGCTCCGGCGATTTACCCACAGTTTGCCAAATGTCTGATTGGATAAACATTACTGAAGGGTACAAGGGAAGCGCCGTTTCCCACCGACCACAGAGGCAGCAATGGAGCACATCGAGGCCGAGCATCCCCGGCCACGCCATTTCCTACTCCACCTGAGCGATCCCCACCTGACGGGAGGTCCGAACCCCCTCTACGGCGTTGTTGACAGCGAAGCGCGGCTCATCCAGCTCTTCGACGAAGTCAAAGCGTCCGGGGCCAGGCCGGAGGCCGTCATCTTCACCGGCGACCTCGCAGACAAGGGTGACCCCGAAGCCTACGTCAAACTGCGGGCCATCGTTGAGCCCGCGTGCGAGGAACTCGGCGCGGAGGTCATCTGGGCCATGGGGAACCACGACAACCGGGCTAACTTCCGCACTGGCCTATTGGACGAACCCGCCAATGACGCCCCCGTGGACAAGAGCTACTTCATCAACGGACTGCGCGTCATCACCATGGACACGTCCGTCCCCGGTTTCCACCATGGCGAGCTCAGCGACTCCCAGCTGGACTGGCTGACCCGTCAGCTGGACACGCCGGCCCCGGATGGCACCATCCTGGCGCTGCACCATCCGCCCGTACCGTCCGTCCTGGATCTTTCCGTCCTTGTTGAACTGCGGGACCAGGCCTCGCTGGAAGCGGTGGTCCGCAATTCGGACGTCCGCACCATCCTCGCCGGCCACCTGCACTATTCGACGACGGCGAGCTTCGCCGGCATCCCCGTGTCCGTGGCCTCAGCCAGTTGCTATACCCAGGACCTCAACGTTCCCGTTGGCGGCACCAGAGGACAGGACGGCGGGCAAGCCTTCAACCTGGTCCACGTGTACGAGCACACGATCGTGCACTCGGTGGTTCCCATGGGCAGGTCGACGACGGTAGGGGAGTACGTCTCCCCGGAAGAGACAAAGCATCGGCTGGCCGCCGCCGGGATCCGGATACCGGAAACTGCCAAACCCCGGAGCAGCGCGAAGATAGGCCTGCCCACCAGCCACTGACGTCAGTGATGCTCAAGACATGAAAGGTCCGTGCCGCCCAGCGGCACGGACCTTCATTTTTCGCTCTTGTATTCCCGCAGCCTATTTTTCCCAGGGCGCCTTGATGGGGAAGTACTTCTCCAGGAAGTCCGTGACAAGTTTGGCTCGCTCGTCGGCGTCCACCTCCGGGAAACTTCCGTCATTCAGGCAGAAGAAGTCCATGTTCCGCTTGGCCAGCAGCTTGGGCAGGTACTTGAGCCCGGCCCGCATGGTGGTGTCCACGTAGCGGACCTTCGCCGCGGTCTGGGTTACCGCACGGCCGGTAAGCAGGGCGTAGTAGTGGTAAAAGGAGTTGGTGACGGAGATGTTGTCCGCCGCCCGGAACCGGCTCGCCGCCGTCTTCCG
Encoded here:
- a CDS encoding glutathione peroxidase, with protein sequence MNNFPRTQPVTPLYPIPLTLNDGTATDFGRFEGKVVLVVNVASNCGFTPQYAGLEALYEKFRDRGFEVLGVPCNQFAGQEPGSDSDIAEFCERNFGVTFALTVKADVRGRNQHPLYGELTKFKTGLLPGLVKWNFEKFLVSRHGEVVGRFAPTVEPDSAEIIDAIEKELG
- a CDS encoding phosphodiesterase, yielding MEHIEAEHPRPRHFLLHLSDPHLTGGPNPLYGVVDSEARLIQLFDEVKASGARPEAVIFTGDLADKGDPEAYVKLRAIVEPACEELGAEVIWAMGNHDNRANFRTGLLDEPANDAPVDKSYFINGLRVITMDTSVPGFHHGELSDSQLDWLTRQLDTPAPDGTILALHHPPVPSVLDLSVLVELRDQASLEAVVRNSDVRTILAGHLHYSTTASFAGIPVSVASASCYTQDLNVPVGGTRGQDGGQAFNLVHVYEHTIVHSVVPMGRSTTVGEYVSPEETKHRLAAAGIRIPETAKPRSSAKIGLPTSH